Proteins encoded within one genomic window of Panicum virgatum strain AP13 chromosome 1N, P.virgatum_v5, whole genome shotgun sequence:
- the LOC120656254 gene encoding glycerophosphodiester phosphodiesterase GDPDL3-like, producing the protein MGRSSRACSVLGSALLLLLLSLGSAAAQKGSTWKTLSGKAPAIIAKGGFSGLFPDSSGLAYQFVGFASSPDTAISCDVWLTKDGTGICLPNINMDNCTTISDHFPQGKKTYNVNGVSTAGWFSVDFTSADLQNVTLKQSILSRPYYFDGLLPIVPVEAALSQFKIPAVWLNVQLDSFYSQFKLNMRSYILSLTKQYIVDYISSPEVNFLTSISGRVSKKTKLVFRFLDERSIEPSTNQTYGSMLKNLTFVKTFASGILVPKKYIWPVTPDNYLLSYTSVVDDAHKAGLEVYAAGFANDFAISYNYSYDPLAEYLSFVDNGAFSVDGVLSDFPITPSEAVGCFSNLNNSKIHHAKPLVISHNGASGDYPDCTDLAYQKAVADGADVIDCPVQVTKDGIPICMSSIDLMDVTTVAKSQFASPAVTITDLKPVPGVFTFNLTWDDISKNLSPMISNPLSKFQLYRNPRNKNAGKFMRLSDFLAFAKDKDLSGIMITVERAAFMAEKLGFGVVDAVIKALDDSGYSKQTTQKVMIQSTNSSVLVKFKQETKYDLVYMIEEDVRDAAPSSLADIKKFASAVSVSTKSIFPTTNQFLTNQTNNLATSLQSSGLPVYVYLLMNEFVSQPYDFFSDATAQINGYVQGAKVDGVITDFPGTAHRYKSNSCMGKNAPDFMRPAQPGGILSVMDPGAQPPAAAPMPLLTDSDVAEPPLPPVSNATTASTPSHAGLRVKTDVSILITLLMLCASLLI; encoded by the exons ATGGGGAGGAGCAGCCGCGCCTGCTCCGTCCTTGGCTctgccctgctcctcctcctgctctcgctcggctccgccgccgcgcagaaGGGCTCCACCTGGAAGACCCTGAGTG GCAAGGCTCCAGCAATTATTGCCAAGGGCGGGTTCTCAGGCCTTTTTCCAGATTCCAGTGGTCTTGCTTATCAGTTTGTTGGATTTGCTAGCTCTCCTGACACAGCTATCTCGTGCGATGTTTGGCTGACCAAGGATGGAACTGGCATCTGCCTTCCAAATATAAATATGGATAACTGTACCACAATATCCGATCATTTCCCACAGGGGAAGAAGACCTACAATGTTAATGGTGTGTCTACAGCAGGATGGTTCTCTGTGGACTTTACAAGCGCTGATCTGCAAAATGTAACCT TGAAGCAATCAATCTTGTCCCGTCCGTATTACTTTGATGGTTTATTGCCAATAGTTCCTGTTGAAGCTGCTTTGTCCCAATTTAAGATCCCTGCTGTTTGGTTAAATGTGCAG CTTGACAGTTTCTACAGCCAGTTTAAGCTCAACATGAGAAGCTATATCCTATCTCTAACAAAACAATACATCGTTGACTACATCTCATCACCTGAAGTGAACTTCCTCACCAGCATATCTGGAAGAGTTAGCAAGAAGACAAAGCTTGTGTTCCGATTTCTTGATGAACGCTCTATTGAGCCATCTACAAACCAGACATATGGTTCAATGTTGAAAAATCTAACATTTGTCAAGACTTTTGCTTCTGGAATACTTGTCCCTAAAAAGTATATCTGGCCTGTCACACCAGATAATTATTTGCTGTCCTATACTTCAGTCGTTGATGATGCTCATAAAGCAGGGCTAGAAGTCTATGCTGCTGGTTTTGCAAATGACTTTGCTATCAGCTACAACTACAGCTATGATCCATTGGCAGAATACCTTTCCTTCGTTGATAATGGTGCCTTCTCTGTTGATGGTGTATTGTCTGATTTCCCTATTACCCCTTCAGAGGCAGTCG GTTGCTTTAGTAACCTTAACAACAGCAAGATACATCATG CTAAACCTCTAGTAATCTCTCACAATGGTGCCAGTGGTGACTACCCAGACTGCACTGACCTAGCTTACCAAAAGGCAGTTGCTGATGGTGCGGATGTCATTGACTGTCCTGTTCAAGTGACCAAAGATGGCATACCAATTTGCATGAGTTCCATTGACCTGATGGATGTTACTACTGTTGCAAAATCACAATTTGCCTCGCCAGCAGTTACCATAACAGATCTTAAGCCTGTTCCTGGAGTCTTTACTTTCAACCTCACTTGGGATGATATTTCGAAGAACCTGAGTC CCATGATATCAAACCCACTGAGCAAGTTCCAACTATATAGAAATCCAAGAAACAAGAATGCCGGGAAGTTTATGAGACTATCAGACTTTTTGGCCTTTGCAAAAGATAAGGATTTGTCTGGAATCATGATCACTGTAGAG CGTGCTGCATTCATGGCAGAGAAGCTTGGATTTGGTGTGGTAGATGCAGTGATCAAAGCCCTTGATGACTCTGGTTACAGCAAACAGACTACCCAGAAAGTTATGATCCAGTCAACGAACAGCTCAGTTCTAGTGAAGTTCAAGCAGGAAACCAAGTATGACCTTGTCTACATGATCGAGGAAGATGTCAGAGATGCTGCGCCTTCCTCCCTTGCAGACATCAAGAAGTTTGCTAGTGCTGTTTCTGTCAGCACCAAATCCATTTTCCCAACGACCAATCAATTCTTGACAAACCAGACCAATAATCTCGCTACATCCCTTCAATCTTCTGGCCTCCCAGTTTATGTTTATCTGCTCATGAATGAGTTCGTTTCTCAACCATATGACTTTTTCTCAGACGCCACCGCACAGATCAATGGTTATGTGCAAGGTGCTAAAGTTGATGGAGTCATCACAGATTTCCCTGGGACTGCTCACAGATACAAAT CGAACTCTTGCATGGGAAAGAATGCACCGGACTTTATGCGGCCTGCGCAGCCAGGGGGCATCCTTTCAGTCATGGACCCAGGTGCTCAGCCGCCAGCGGCAGCCCCAATGCCGCTCTTGACAGACTCTGACGTTGCAGAACCACCCCTACCTCCGGTCAGCAACGCCACCACAGCTTCGACGCCTTCCCATGCTGGCCTCAGAGTGAAGACCGATGTCTCCATCCTCATCACATTGCTGATGCTATGTGCTTCTCTCCTGATTTGA